From the genome of Candidatus Paceibacterota bacterium, one region includes:
- a CDS encoding DUF6067 family protein, giving the protein MRFHTVLLPTLLCGYPLLAASPDLPAPYTPVKASSSQFRCLGRETDLGKLLLPRQIVAAGQPLLAAPVRVVTEPDVLAGLKGKGRVITNTADKATWEWTGESAACRITARMTGECDGLCWYEFELCPKQPVKLSLLRLEIPRRAATAKYLHAANFTWTYLSSGLPELGGQWSDKFRPYVWLGDEERGLAWCAESARGWSLREPTRALQARTQGNVVLFSTTLLDHEVTISAPITLRFGLQASPLKPVSCAWRASARILHNITYAACAPGPDGRMQLDTLRDAGVKTAVIHDDWTDYYGQITPLDGERLRRLIRECHKRQIKLLVYVGYGLARRAPDLQGHHDEWSVMPLIPWSTPYRTEFRAFDATCARSGWADWLVKGIDQLFAEYELDGLYFDGTSEAFRCHNQAHGCGWKDSDGNLRADYPMLASRQLMRRIADTVRRHRPDAILDAHMSASLTLPTLAFCDSYWNGEQFETLKASDKFELPLHIFRTEFMGYAHGLDAEFLCYENRPFTLTEAIALAWLHGVEVRPYPRTLAQISPIWRAMDSFGACSARWLPYWSGSGATAGDESVKISSYLHPGKALLFVSHLKREPLRSTFRLDRKRLGLASGTLRAFDALTRIPVALKDDTVPLSFDGMGYGVIEIRDRHFKPLPAQQE; this is encoded by the coding sequence ATGCGATTCCACACGGTTCTCCTGCCCACGCTACTCTGCGGCTACCCCCTGCTCGCAGCCAGCCCGGATCTGCCGGCCCCTTACACGCCCGTGAAGGCCTCCAGCTCGCAGTTCCGCTGCCTCGGGCGCGAGACGGATTTGGGAAAGCTGTTGCTGCCCAGGCAGATTGTGGCCGCCGGCCAACCGCTGCTGGCCGCTCCCGTCCGCGTGGTCACGGAACCGGATGTCCTAGCCGGGCTTAAGGGAAAGGGCAGAGTCATCACGAACACCGCCGACAAGGCCACTTGGGAATGGACCGGCGAATCGGCTGCCTGCCGCATCACGGCGCGCATGACCGGCGAATGCGACGGGCTCTGCTGGTACGAGTTCGAGCTCTGCCCGAAGCAGCCGGTCAAACTGAGTCTGCTTCGGCTGGAAATCCCCCGTCGGGCCGCCACCGCCAAGTACCTGCACGCGGCGAACTTCACCTGGACGTATCTTTCTTCCGGGCTGCCTGAACTTGGCGGCCAATGGTCGGACAAGTTCAGGCCGTACGTCTGGCTGGGCGATGAAGAACGCGGCTTGGCCTGGTGCGCCGAATCGGCCAGAGGCTGGTCGCTCCGGGAGCCAACACGCGCCCTCCAGGCCCGCACGCAGGGGAACGTGGTGCTATTCAGCACGACGCTGCTCGATCATGAGGTGACGATTTCGGCCCCAATCACCCTTCGGTTTGGCCTGCAAGCGAGCCCGCTAAAGCCGGTCTCCTGCGCCTGGCGGGCCAGCGCCCGAATCCTGCACAACATCACCTACGCGGCCTGCGCGCCCGGACCAGATGGGCGGATGCAGTTGGATACGCTGCGGGACGCCGGGGTGAAAACCGCGGTCATTCACGACGATTGGACCGACTACTACGGCCAGATAACACCGCTTGACGGCGAGCGGCTCCGGCGGCTGATCCGGGAATGTCACAAGCGGCAGATCAAGCTGCTGGTTTACGTAGGTTACGGTCTGGCCCGCCGCGCTCCGGATTTGCAGGGACATCACGACGAGTGGTCCGTCATGCCGCTCATTCCGTGGAGCACTCCCTATCGCACCGAGTTTCGCGCCTTTGACGCCACCTGCGCTCGCAGCGGATGGGCAGATTGGCTGGTCAAGGGGATTGACCAGTTGTTCGCCGAATACGAACTGGACGGCCTCTACTTCGACGGCACCAGCGAGGCTTTTCGCTGCCATAACCAAGCCCATGGCTGCGGCTGGAAGGACAGCGACGGCAACCTGCGGGCCGACTACCCGATGCTGGCCTCCCGCCAACTGATGCGCCGGATCGCGGACACGGTCCGCCGGCATCGTCCGGATGCTATTCTCGACGCGCACATGTCCGCCAGCCTGACGCTGCCGACACTGGCCTTCTGTGACAGCTACTGGAACGGCGAACAGTTCGAGACGCTCAAGGCCAGCGATAAGTTCGAGCTGCCTTTGCACATTTTCCGCACCGAGTTCATGGGCTACGCGCATGGGCTCGACGCGGAGTTCCTGTGCTACGAGAACCGCCCCTTCACGTTGACCGAGGCGATTGCGTTAGCGTGGCTCCACGGTGTGGAGGTCAGGCCGTATCCGCGCACCCTGGCGCAAATCAGTCCGATTTGGCGCGCCATGGATAGTTTCGGGGCATGCTCCGCCCGCTGGCTGCCGTACTGGAGCGGGTCGGGCGCAACCGCGGGGGATGAGTCAGTCAAGATCAGCAGTTACCTGCACCCCGGTAAAGCGCTGCTCTTTGTCAGCCATCTGAAACGCGAGCCGCTCAGGAGCACTTTTCGCCTTGACCGCAAGCGGCTGGGCCTGGCTTCCGGAACGTTGCGCGCCTTCGATGCGCTTACCAGAATCCCCGTTGCCCTGAAGGACGATACGGTGCCGCTTTCATTCGACGGCATGGGCTATGGCGTCATTGAAATTCGCGACCGGCATTTCAAACCACTACCGGCGCAGCAAGAGTGA
- a CDS encoding universal stress protein — translation MSLYKKILVTLEGTPTDRAIIEHIKLLARAMQSRVVLLHVASGVPAKYHGTDAAGTEVEEGKAGLERVRAELAAAGISVEAELAYGEPVKEIVSWVQRKGCDLVAMSTHGHQFMADLVLGTTAFKVQHSISVPMLLLRAK, via the coding sequence ATGAGCCTGTATAAGAAGATACTTGTGACCCTGGAGGGCACGCCTACCGATCGCGCGATCATTGAACACATCAAGCTGCTGGCGCGGGCGATGCAAAGCCGGGTGGTGTTGCTGCACGTGGCCAGCGGGGTGCCCGCCAAGTACCACGGGACGGATGCCGCCGGCACGGAAGTCGAGGAGGGCAAGGCCGGCCTGGAGCGGGTTCGGGCGGAGTTGGCGGCCGCGGGCATCTCGGTCGAAGCGGAGTTGGCCTACGGAGAACCTGTGAAGGAAATCGTGAGCTGGGTCCAGCGGAAAGGGTGCGACCTGGTAGCGATGAGCACGCACGGCCACCAATTCATGGCCGACCTGGTGCTCGGCACCACGGCCTTCAAGGTCCAGCACAGCATCAGTGTGCCCATGCTCCTGCTCCGCGCCAAGTGA
- a CDS encoding Nramp family divalent metal transporter: MRNGSRPAADASADAGRHTAYSPTPEVPGGQVSLEGIHGTVPVPPHSAGFWRQWRAFVGPAILVSVGYMDPGNWGTDLAAGAQFKYGLLWIVALASFMAVILQVLSARLGVATGKDLARACRDWYPKWSRWPYWIAMELAVAATDLAELLGSAVALNLLFSIPLTWGIFITAFDVLLLLALRGVGMRMLEAIVAVLVATIGVCYGLEIFVLPQTQPSFLEMGQALARPGFRENGMLVVAIGIIGATVMPHNLFLHSALVQSRKLRRDEASIRTAIRFNTIDSTAALAIAFLVNAGILVLAALVFYGKESVTVAGGEVVRFGADSDWILVAHLTLAPLLGTSLASTLFAVALLASGQSSTITGTLAGQVVMEGFMRWRLRPWIRRMISRLFAVIPAVWLVSVRGADSITDLINLSQVTLGLMLPLALFPLLHFTSSRRRMGQWANGWFLLILGWGSVLLITAMDLYSLPASLKEAWRIISSG, encoded by the coding sequence ATGAGGAATGGTTCGAGACCGGCAGCCGACGCCAGCGCCGACGCCGGCCGCCACACTGCCTATTCTCCAACGCCGGAAGTCCCCGGCGGGCAGGTGTCGCTCGAAGGCATCCACGGCACCGTTCCCGTACCGCCACACTCGGCCGGGTTCTGGCGCCAATGGCGCGCGTTTGTGGGACCGGCCATCCTGGTGAGCGTGGGCTACATGGACCCCGGCAACTGGGGCACGGACCTGGCGGCGGGCGCGCAGTTCAAGTACGGCCTGCTGTGGATCGTGGCGCTGGCGAGCTTCATGGCGGTGATCCTGCAGGTCCTTTCGGCCCGGCTGGGCGTGGCGACCGGCAAGGACCTCGCTCGGGCTTGCAGGGACTGGTACCCCAAATGGTCCCGCTGGCCCTACTGGATCGCGATGGAACTCGCGGTGGCGGCGACCGACCTGGCCGAATTACTGGGCAGCGCGGTAGCGCTAAACCTGCTGTTTAGCATCCCACTAACCTGGGGGATCTTCATTACCGCGTTCGACGTGCTGCTGCTGCTGGCGTTGCGAGGGGTGGGCATGAGAATGCTGGAGGCCATCGTGGCGGTTCTGGTGGCAACGATTGGCGTCTGCTACGGCCTGGAGATCTTTGTGCTGCCTCAGACGCAGCCGAGCTTCCTGGAAATGGGCCAGGCATTGGCGCGGCCCGGCTTTCGCGAGAACGGCATGCTGGTAGTGGCCATTGGCATCATCGGAGCGACGGTGATGCCGCATAATCTCTTCCTGCACTCGGCGCTGGTTCAATCCCGGAAACTGCGGCGCGACGAGGCTTCGATCCGCACCGCCATTCGCTTCAACACGATTGACTCCACCGCGGCGCTGGCGATCGCCTTCCTGGTCAACGCGGGGATTTTGGTGCTGGCGGCGTTGGTGTTCTATGGCAAAGAGAGCGTGACCGTGGCGGGGGGCGAGGTGGTGAGATTTGGTGCCGACAGCGACTGGATCCTGGTGGCGCACCTGACGCTGGCCCCGCTGCTGGGAACGAGCCTGGCCAGCACGCTGTTCGCCGTGGCGCTGCTGGCCAGCGGCCAAAGCAGCACGATCACCGGTACCCTGGCCGGACAGGTGGTGATGGAGGGCTTCATGCGCTGGCGCCTTCGTCCGTGGATTCGGCGGATGATCTCCCGCCTGTTCGCCGTTATTCCGGCAGTCTGGCTGGTCAGCGTGCGCGGAGCGGACAGCATCACGGACCTGATCAATCTCAGCCAGGTAACCCTCGGGCTGATGCTGCCACTGGCCCTGTTCCCTTTGCTGCACTTCACGTCATCGCGCCGGAGGATGGGCCAGTGGGCCAACGGCTGGTTCCTGCTGATCCTGGGCTGGGGCAGCGTGCTGTTGATTACGGCCATGGACCTCTATAGTCTGCCGGCGTCGCTCAAGGAAGCCTGGCGCATCATTTCCAGCGGCTGA
- the eno gene encoding phosphopyruvate hydratase — MNKIKKVSALEILDSRGNPTVSVTVTLSNGITATASVPSGASTGIREAVELRDGNAKRYMGKGVLKAVANVNKFIAPKVVRKSPHAQKEIDDLMCKLDGTDTKAKLGANALLGVSMAVCRAAAMDAGVPLYQHIRKLFGAKASAPYILPAPMMNVLNGGAHATNNVDFQEFMLFPLGAPTFSEALRYGAETFHTLKKLLQKRGLVTAVGDEGGFAPNLKTNTEAVQVILEAIRAAGYKPGKQISIALDPAASEFYDEGTYVMKKSDRSRKTPAQMVALWSQWVKQYPIVSLEDGMGEEDRAGWLALTKALGKKAQLVGDDLFVTNPTIFREGIRDGLANAILIKLNQIGTVSETLEAVAMAQKAGYGAVISHRSGETEDAFIADLAVGTNAGQIKTGSACRSERIAKYNRLLAIEQELGKKARYGGPLFRKSK; from the coding sequence ATGAACAAGATCAAGAAAGTCAGTGCACTGGAAATTCTGGACTCACGCGGCAACCCGACTGTCTCGGTGACGGTTACGCTGTCCAATGGCATCACCGCAACCGCCAGCGTGCCTTCGGGCGCGTCCACCGGCATCCGGGAAGCCGTGGAATTGCGCGACGGCAACGCCAAACGTTACATGGGCAAAGGCGTGCTTAAGGCCGTGGCGAACGTCAACAAGTTCATCGCGCCGAAAGTCGTGCGCAAATCGCCGCACGCGCAGAAGGAGATTGACGACCTGATGTGCAAGCTCGACGGCACGGACACCAAAGCGAAGCTGGGTGCCAATGCCCTGCTCGGCGTGTCCATGGCCGTCTGCCGGGCGGCGGCGATGGACGCGGGTGTGCCACTCTACCAGCATATCCGGAAGCTGTTCGGGGCCAAGGCCAGCGCGCCCTACATCCTGCCGGCGCCGATGATGAACGTGCTCAACGGCGGGGCGCACGCGACCAACAACGTGGATTTCCAGGAGTTCATGCTCTTCCCGCTGGGAGCGCCGACGTTCTCGGAGGCCCTGCGCTACGGTGCGGAGACCTTCCACACGCTGAAAAAGCTGTTGCAGAAGCGCGGTTTGGTGACGGCGGTGGGCGATGAGGGCGGGTTCGCCCCGAACCTCAAGACCAACACCGAAGCGGTGCAGGTCATCCTGGAGGCCATCCGCGCGGCGGGCTACAAGCCGGGCAAGCAAATCTCCATCGCCCTGGACCCGGCAGCCAGCGAGTTCTACGACGAGGGCACCTATGTGATGAAGAAGTCCGATCGCTCGCGCAAGACCCCCGCCCAGATGGTGGCGCTGTGGAGCCAGTGGGTGAAGCAGTATCCGATAGTGTCGCTCGAAGACGGCATGGGCGAAGAAGACCGCGCGGGCTGGCTGGCGCTGACCAAGGCGCTCGGCAAGAAAGCGCAACTGGTGGGCGACGACCTGTTCGTGACCAACCCGACGATCTTCCGCGAGGGCATCCGCGACGGCCTCGCCAACGCCATCCTCATCAAGCTGAACCAGATTGGCACGGTGTCCGAGACCCTCGAAGCCGTGGCAATGGCACAAAAGGCGGGCTACGGCGCGGTGATCTCGCACCGGTCCGGCGAGACGGAGGACGCGTTCATCGCGGACCTGGCTGTCGGCACCAACGCGGGCCAAATCAAGACCGGTTCGGCCTGCCGCTCCGAGCGCATCGCGAAATACAACCGGTTGCTGGCCATCGAGCAGGAACTGGGGAAGAAGGCGCGATACGGCGGCCCGTTGTTCCGGAAGAGCAAGTAA
- a CDS encoding sugar phosphate isomerase/epimerase family protein: MKNETLTERVAVCSWSLQPASPQDLIAKLQATGIRRVQLALDPLRESPAVWGETAALFRQHGMSIVSGMFGCVGEDYSTLDTIRASGGIAPDATWEQNRANVRATVALARQMGLKLVTFHAGFLPHDEKDPGFVKMLGRLGETADVFQAANIILGLETGQETAPALVQLLQKLNRPNVGVNFDPANMILYDKGNPIEALRLLGPWIRQVHIKDARRTKVPGTWGEEVTVGTGEVDWKAFFGALREVKFGGDCVIEREAGSQRVADIRTAREVVAAAGA; this comes from the coding sequence ATGAAGAATGAGACATTGACTGAACGCGTGGCGGTGTGCAGCTGGTCGTTGCAGCCTGCCAGCCCGCAGGACCTGATCGCAAAATTGCAGGCCACCGGCATCCGCCGCGTGCAGCTCGCGCTGGATCCGCTGCGCGAATCGCCGGCGGTGTGGGGCGAGACGGCGGCCCTGTTCCGCCAGCACGGCATGAGCATTGTGTCGGGCATGTTCGGCTGCGTGGGGGAGGATTACTCGACCCTGGACACCATCCGGGCCAGTGGCGGCATCGCGCCCGATGCCACGTGGGAACAGAACCGCGCTAATGTGCGCGCCACCGTCGCCCTGGCGCGGCAGATGGGCCTCAAGCTGGTGACTTTCCACGCGGGCTTTCTGCCGCACGACGAGAAAGATCCCGGCTTCGTCAAGATGCTGGGCCGCTTGGGCGAAACGGCGGACGTATTTCAGGCCGCGAACATCATACTGGGCCTGGAGACCGGGCAGGAAACGGCGCCGGCGCTGGTCCAGCTCCTGCAAAAGCTCAACCGCCCGAACGTCGGGGTCAACTTCGACCCCGCCAACATGATCCTCTACGATAAGGGCAATCCGATCGAGGCGCTGCGCCTGCTCGGGCCGTGGATTCGGCAAGTGCACATCAAAGACGCGCGCCGGACGAAAGTGCCGGGCACCTGGGGCGAGGAAGTCACCGTCGGCACCGGCGAAGTGGACTGGAAGGCGTTCTTTGGAGCGCTGCGGGAAGTGAAGTTCGGCGGTGATTGCGTCATCGAGCGCGAAGCCGGCAGTCAGCGGGTAGCCGACATCCGCACGGCCAGGGAAGTAGTGGCCGCGGCGGGTGCTTGA
- a CDS encoding sigma-54 dependent transcriptional regulator produces MATEFRKHGSRGPRILIVDDDPGQRSLLDSFLRSQGFDTVTAASGEEALEILRAGQISMMISDVRMPGLSGLETMRRARTEHAVLPILLVTAYADIREAVGAMRDGALNYLAKPIDLDELLATVQQATGIAKPAPVRFSADKQLPPQVVARSPLMQAVFHDASLIAASESRILISGESGVGKEVLADVIHAWSPRAGGPLVKVNCAAIPENLLESELFGHEKGAFTGAAGKRIGRFELANEGTIFLDEVADMSPPLQAKLLRVTQEGRFHRVGSNVELRTNARILAATNRNLEEEVNAGRFREDLFYRLNVVELNIPALRERPEDILPLANAFIAEFTGGKARFASGVADCLARYAWPGNVRELRNAMERAALLSLGELILPEHLPAKVRAGAESDPPAELQDAERLAEIERQAIVQALRKHDFNRTETAKALGISRRALIYKLQRFRAEGLSVDPA; encoded by the coding sequence ATGGCGACAGAATTTCGCAAACACGGTTCAAGAGGCCCGCGCATCCTGATCGTTGATGACGATCCCGGGCAGCGCAGCCTGCTGGACTCGTTCCTGCGCAGTCAGGGCTTCGACACCGTCACCGCCGCCTCGGGCGAGGAGGCGCTGGAGATTCTTCGCGCCGGGCAAATCAGCATGATGATTTCCGACGTGCGCATGCCGGGCCTCTCGGGCCTGGAAACGATGCGCCGCGCGCGCACCGAGCACGCCGTGCTGCCCATTCTGCTGGTCACCGCTTACGCCGACATCCGCGAGGCCGTCGGCGCCATGCGCGACGGCGCCCTCAATTACCTGGCCAAGCCGATTGACCTGGACGAGCTGCTCGCCACAGTCCAGCAGGCCACGGGCATTGCCAAACCCGCACCCGTGCGGTTCAGCGCCGACAAGCAATTGCCACCGCAAGTGGTGGCCAGGAGCCCGCTCATGCAGGCCGTCTTCCATGACGCGTCGCTAATCGCCGCCTCCGAGAGCCGCATCCTGATCAGCGGCGAAAGCGGCGTGGGCAAGGAAGTGCTCGCCGATGTCATCCATGCCTGGAGCCCCCGCGCCGGGGGCCCGTTGGTCAAAGTCAACTGCGCCGCCATCCCGGAGAACCTGCTGGAGAGCGAGCTGTTCGGGCACGAGAAAGGGGCCTTCACCGGCGCGGCCGGGAAACGGATCGGCCGCTTCGAACTGGCCAACGAGGGCACCATCTTCCTGGATGAAGTGGCCGACATGTCCCCGCCGCTGCAGGCCAAGCTGCTCCGCGTCACGCAGGAAGGGCGCTTCCACCGCGTCGGCTCCAACGTCGAACTGCGCACGAACGCCCGCATCCTGGCGGCCACGAACCGCAATCTGGAAGAGGAAGTCAATGCCGGCCGTTTCCGCGAGGACCTCTTTTACCGACTCAACGTCGTCGAACTCAACATCCCCGCCCTGCGCGAGCGGCCGGAGGATATCCTGCCGCTGGCCAATGCCTTCATCGCGGAGTTCACCGGCGGCAAGGCGCGGTTTGCCTCCGGCGTCGCGGATTGCCTGGCGCGCTATGCCTGGCCCGGGAACGTCCGCGAGCTGCGCAACGCGATGGAACGCGCCGCGCTGCTCTCGCTGGGCGAGCTGATCCTGCCCGAGCACCTGCCCGCCAAGGTCCGTGCCGGGGCCGAATCGGACCCCCCCGCGGAACTCCAGGATGCCGAGCGCCTGGCGGAAATCGAGCGGCAGGCCATCGTCCAGGCGCTCCGCAAGCACGACTTCAACCGCACCGAAACCGCCAAAGCACTCGGCATCAGCCGCCGCGCCCTCATCTACAAACTCCAGCGCTTCCGCGCGGAGGGCCTTTCCGTGGACCCGGCGTAG